ttgaatttaatttcaatttgattttttcaaatttgtttcaatttggaCGATAAATCTCactattttaacttttttttctttttgttaaatacCTACTAATGTTAATGTCTATTAGTTTATTTagaaagttttaatttgattttaatattaaggaaaaatagtcaaatttaattaattacaattcattttaattaactatgaccttgaaataaacttaaaagattaaattagaactaaactataaaaaaaaagttaaggagcaaaagaaaaatagaccaaatgtataattttttttccttatcgCTAATgggatattaaaaaaatgaactctAAACTTATAATACATGGAACTCAGTTGAACTAGAAACCAAAACAACTAAGAAAAGTGGAAAGATGAAATTCAAATAGCAAAGCAACTAAGAAGAAAGACAGAACTTTAAATtggaataagaaagaaagtgatGACATTTATTGTGATTATGGTAATAAAAATGGGACCTTTTTATTGTCTTAAAAGCTCATATATAATCTACCATTTTCCATCAATATAGGCAGAAAAACGTCTCGGTCAATCCAAAAGATCATGGACCCATGTCAATGAGGTAATGAAAACCATTTTAATCCATTAATTATTTGCTTTGTAAGTTTCGCTTGAATTCTTTACTTAAAATTATGcatttcattaatatatatgcaaacacatatatacattaatCCTTCAAAAGATGCCAAAATTATGTATTCACATGGCCTAGCTGGATAGAAACGGATAGCTGTTACTTCAAAGCTTCTAAATTTGTCAGTAAACTGAGGAAATGTTCTTCATTTAATCCAGATTATGATATGGGTCAACTGCGTTACTGTTGGAGGCCATGTTTAAAGATGCTTAAGGAACAAAATACTAGAAAGTAATGAGTGTGTTTCAAGGCAAATGACCCCACATGTGCCTCTGAAAATtgttatctctctctctctctctctcagaGCTGCCATTAATTGTAAACCAGCGTTGCGTTGggtttttcaatttctcttaaGCCCCGCAGGCTTAGGCTGGCTTTATGGCAAATGGGTCTCGCGTGGACATTGCTTTCAGCACTTCTCTTAGTTTTAACGCAACGAGTGACTCCTTCGTGCTCTTTTCTTTAATCGCTACTATGagtggtttttggttttggtcCCTTCTTCCCCATTGGTGTTTGGATTTTGGAATCTTCTAGGTGAATTTTAGAGGCTGAAAATCAAGTAAGAGtccataattttcttcttcttcttcgaaCAGCTGGTTGGTGTTAGGTCAAAATTTGAGGGGGTTGAACTAATTTTCTGTCTTGATTTGCTTTCATCcgttttttttagttctggGTGTTTGTGTTTTCTGGGTTGTGGTGTATTTTGGTGAAGTGGGTGGTTGGAGGTTCTGTTCAAATGAATTCAGAGCTCAATTTGTAAAGGGATTTTCCTATTTCTTCTCTAAATTGATAGTTTGTAACCGTTTCTTCCTGTAGTTTGACAGTGATTGACTAGTTTAAAACAATTCCCATTTGTGTACTGAGTTGTTTTTGTAAGAGAAACTAGTCAACGAGCTACATTGCCGCTGGTTTAGgaaatttgagttttgggTTTCTAGGGTTCTCTGCTGATTTCGGCCTCGGAACTACTAATTTGGCAGGGGGTTTGCTTCAGTTTCTGCTCATACAAACTTCTTAGAGAAACCACCAAGGTACTGAGGGAACTTTTAGTGGCCTCCGTTCAGGAGGTTCTGTGTCCTTAATGGGGCTTTTGCACTTTAGCTAGGTAGTATTTTGAAGCCCTTgcattaaagttttttttttcctctttcttcaaCCCTTTTCAGTGGAAAGATGGCTTGCGTGAAGCTAGGATCCAAAAATGATGCATTCCAGAAACAAGGACAGGCCTGGTATGGACCCTGAACTTAAACTctagacaatttttttcttacagCACACATTGGTTCTGTAACTTGCCAATGGCTCTCTCATTTGTCTCAGAagtcaaaattaaatagttaaagaATTGAGATTTAGCCTAATagtattataaatttagtgaTGGTAAAtggtaatttcattgatgttATTGTCTACAACTGCAAGCTCAATTTGCTTCAGGTGGTCCTGGTTTCGAAATGACGTTTTTAGTAGAAGTGTTTGCAACTCGCTCCAacttatttttgaaaagtttgacAAACTTTTCATAGTATTCACCAATTATGCCTATACATGTCCATTGTGCTGGGATTTGTTCCTTCATAGTTTTCACAACTAAAATGGAAGCTTTAAAGTCAAGAAATATAGGCATGTTTTAAGGTTATATCGGAATTTGACATCCATCTAAATTTATGATGCCGAACTCCTAGGTAGTAGAATGAATAAGGGGAAACCTTTCAACTtgatttgttcattttgttaatGGCTGCAGGTTCTGCACTAGTGGACTGCCTAGTGATATTATTGTTGAAGTTGGAGAGATGTCATTCCACCTACACAAGGTACTTACTTTATATCATCTCTTTCATcaaatatgcatttttttttttttttttgggggggggggggggacgGGGCTCTTACAATGATTAAATGTTCTCATTCAACTGGAACAATTTCCCACACCTAAAATGCTGTATTGCTGTAGTTCTGGAAATTTGAAAGATATTAATGTGCTGACTTCTGAGGCACTTGGGTTTACAGATTGTCTGTTAGACTAATCTCCTAGATTACAGCAATAGTACAAGCATAGGTCTAGACTTAAGTATGGATGCATGATTGGGGAGTTAACCTGAAGGAGTGGCTTACCGGCTGACATCTTTGGATTTACTtagttataatataattttaaacctGTTATCTTTGAGTTTGCTGCCTTAGTATATTTCCCGAGTTTTCTGATTTAAAGGATTACAATGTTAGAAGGTAGTACCCTTGTTTATTACGAAAGTGTATATTATTGCAGTTCCCTCTGCTATCGAGAAGTGGGGTTATGGAAAAAATGGTTGCTGAAGCACCTGAAGAACAAGAGGAACGAGGTGTAATAAAGATTCCTGACATTCCTGGGGGTgccaaaacatttgaaatggTTGCCAAGTTCTGCTACGGGGTGAAACTTGAACTTACAGCCTCCAATGTTGTCTACCTCCGCTGTGCAGCTGAGTGCCTAGAAATGACTGAGGAGTATGGGGAGGGTAATCTTATTTGTCAGACTGAGGCCTTCCTGAATCAAGTTGTCCTCAAAAGCTGGAAGGACTCTTTGATAGCACTACAGACCTGTGATGATATTCTCCCTTATGCAGATGAACTCCAGATTACTAAAAGATGTATTGAGTCACTAGCTATTAAAGCATCCACTGACCCAAGTTTATTTGGGTGGCCAATTGTAGAGCATGGAGGACCCATGCAAAGTCCAGGTGGCAGTGTTTTGTGGAATGGCATAAGTACAGGAGCTAGGCCAAAAAATTCAAGTCTGGATTGGTGGTATGAGGATGCGGCGACCTTGAGCTTACCTCTTTACAAGAGGCTAATTTCTGTCATGGAATCACGCGGTATCAAACAGGAAATTATTGCAGGGTCTGTCACTTCCTATGCTAAAAGGTACATTCCCGGTCTAAATCGGCGTCAAGGTTCTAGTGAATCGAGTAGCCGATTGGCACCAGTGGCTTTGGGGACCCCACCCTCAGAAGATGAACAGAAACTTTTACTGGAAGAGATTGATAGGATGCTTCCAATGCAGAAGAGCCTGGTTCCAACTAAGTTACTTTTTGGTTTATTACGTACGTCTATGATTCTTCGGGTCAATCCCTCTTGCATCTCAAACTTAGAGAAAAGGGTGGGCATGCAGCTTGATCAAGCCACTTTAGAAGATCTTTTGATGCCCAATTTCTCTTACTCCATGGAGACACTTTACAATGTTGATTGTGTACAAAGGATTCTTGAACACTTCCTTGCAGTGGATCAGATCGCTCACGGGGGTGCCTCTCCATGTTCTATTGATGATGAACAACTGATAGGGTCACCCTCTTTGCCACCAATTACCATGGTCGCAAAGCTGATAGATGGATACCTTGCAGAAGTTGCTCCTGATGTCAATTTGAAGCTTCCTAAGTTTCAAGCTCTTGCTGCTGCAGTTCCTGATTACGCTAGACCTTTGGATGATGGTCTTTATCGTGCCATAGACATATATCTGAAGGTATGGATAGGCTTCTTGATGAGCTTGGTTTTTATTCTTAACTGAATCAGCCTCAAGtatttattatcatcattAATCTTGAAATGGTCGTTTTTATCGTTGATGcttctcatttattattactGACAATAAATACTATTATTTTGGATAAGAAATACTTCTCTAGGAGGGTGGGGAGGTAAGAGCCTGCCCAAGTtcaaaagaacaacaaaatcCTCTTCAACTGACGGAATAAATAGTTATAACAGTCTCATCAAGCATTTCAACGGAGGCCATAAAAGCAGTCATATCTCAGATCGATAAAATCTTTTCTCAGCCCTTTGAAAATTCCTTCTCTAATCACCAAGTCCAATATCCcaggatttttctttttgagtgCTTGAGCATTGGATTTGGCTATGTTTCTACTTTCTGATACCACGTCTATTTGTGCATTGTTCATTGTGCATGTGAAGGCCACTGGCTGATCAAATTTCCCgtttaatttttgacaaaaaaagaacCTGACCGTTGTAACAGCTTGTGTGGTTATAGCATTAGTATCAATTTGGATGCGAAGAACTCCAAATTTGACATTCCACCTTTCTGTTTTAATGCAAAGATGTTTTGGCATGTTTTAAAGAGTGTCAGGCCTATGGCTTGGTAATGCTTGCTAATTTTTCCCAATGTTCATCTGCAGTCACACCCATGGTTGGGAGAATCTGACAGAGAACAACTATGTCGACTGATGGACTGCCAGAAGCTTTCCTTAGAAGCTTGTACACATGCTGCACAGAATGAGAGGCTACCCCTCAGAATTATCGTTCAAGTACTCTTTTTCGAGCAGCTTCAGCTCAGGACCTCAATTGCTGGCTGTTTTCTGGTTTCAGACAATCTTGATGGATCCAGACAGTTGAGAAGTGGGGTTGTTGGATCTAATGAAGGAGGTTGGGGAACGGCTGTTAGAGAGAATCAGGTTTTGAAGGTGGGGATGGATAACATGAGGATGCGAGTATCCGAGCTCGAGAAGGAATGCTCAAACATGAGGCAAGAGATTGAGAAATTGGGGCGAACAAAGGGTTCAAGCGCATGGGGAAATGTGTCAAAGAAATTTGGATTCAAGTTGAAATCTCAAATGTGCAGTGCTCAAGAGGGTTCTGTCAGTAACCAATATAATGGGAATAGGAAAACAGAGAAGTTGAAGAACAGCCAAGGAAAGCAGAAGAGGACAgctgcaatttcaaatgagtAGAAAGATCTTTCTTTTACCACTTtgcttctttatttgtttcacAGTGTCCTTATTTCTAGTGATGTTGCTGCTTGTACTtcctaaagaaaaatagaaaagacaAAAGAGGTACATTGCTTGTCCCTATCTTGCATCtgtttatattattcattttgttacacaaCCATCCCATCCAACCCATTTATTTGGGGAAAGACAAATCTCAATGTTGTATGTTGGTATTTAGTTTCAAAACACCTTGAGAAATGAATCTCTTCTATAATAACAGGAGGTAACAGGTGACGACAAGTGAATAAGCTTGAGtttgttttgaattaaaatatggaAGCCAGCGGTAATTGGTGGCTTTGAAAAAGTTATCATTTCCTCCCTCATAAAAACAGGTCATAGTGATTGATTAAGATACCATACAAATAAGCCTTTTTTAGGCATAAGATAAGTTGATTGGTTCTGCAATAGATGTTCCAATTTTAGTACAAAACGTAAAAGACATTTTATTAGTTCAAAAGAATATTTAGGACgagaaatttgaacttttgttgTTAGTAACATATCTAGATTTAGAATGaataaaggataaaaaaaacttatgaaatgtcataattcaaaatttaaacagaGATTGTTTACCAAACACTATACATATGCTCTATGCAGGCAAAGAATCTAACCAAGTATTTGAACAAAATCGCATTCCCAGCAATCGCCAGCAATGAACAACTAAATTCCATTGATGTCAGAATTTCTAAACTTCCACAATCGGTTCAAACAATTTCATGTTCATCCCAgatttgtaataataatatatgtggGAGTGAAAAACAAACCCCCAAACTACAAATTTGACCTTGTCCAAGCCCTATCTTATGCACATTGTGcatctcaattttttatttaaagaaaaaaatagacaatATAAGAATTATTTATCACTCAAATATTGTCACATTGATTTTGTCACACgagaaaacatatataagtAACATTACCTTGATGTTTCCAACCCAATCTTGATAAAAGTAGATATTTTCGGTGTATTGTATAATCAAGTCaatgtattatatttattttctgttatgCTTAATAAGGATCAAGTTGATGGTATCAAAGTGATGAAATACGATTGACAATTTATTCAACCACATAGTTTAGAGGCTGGCTGGCGAAGAAGATGACAGAGGATCATTCTGATCGTGATAAGATTGAGTTCCGATTAAAGAAGCAGCATCAAAACCCTAAAAGAAGACGTAGAAATTCAACTGACACCATGAAGAGTAAATTCAACTggcttattattattattaatttctacaACAAAAACTCGATAAAGTTATTCATCCGACATATTATTATGAAGTATAGCTGTCAAACTACTCAAGATAACAGAAAATAATAGTCTGTTATGCATAACAGATACTTCCACTTGACTATACAATACAATACAAGACTTgctctaataataataaacaagcacattatattgaaagaagataaagataCAAGAATTCAATACAACCTTGAGATAtacaagagaagaaaacacaaaTGATATACAATTGAATCTGGACCACCAATCCGCTCACCACTGCTTTAAACAACAATAAGCATGATGAAGCTTTATATATGATGAACTAACTACTTGtggggaaaaaaaataaggctGATAGGTGGTGGGATGAgtgactaggtttgataaaaaTTTGCTGTACTTTcatctctgttttttttctttgtactGTAGAAACAATCATGCATCTATTTTCAGGAGAGTGTTAAGGGATGTACTGTTGAATCTTTGAGCAAAGCCTCTAATCACTAGGACGATAACATCTCGGAGGTGTCGGGAATGCACAATTAAGTCAACCTCATTTTCGGAGTCCACTACAATTCTAAGCCGATGTTGATCACTTCTGAAAAGTTCAACCTGTTGCATCATATAGACACATCAACAAGGATTATGTATAGAAATCTACTGAGGTGATCAATGAAAGATGCCAAGGCAAATGCTAAAGATATATGCAAACCAACTGATGCATCAGATCCTAAGAGCATGATAGAACACATTGAAGGAAAATCATATgttaatctatatttcattagtTATGTGTTATTCCTAGAGCCctataaatatgttttcttaCTTCTCAATCTTTGAGCAATCCATATGGCTATGAAAATACCAAATCCTGAATCActcataaataaaacaaataattgaagattgaaattGGCTTTTATTTCCAGTATCTCCAATGCAACaattatcatattaattatcCCATAAAGAATAAGTGAAACTGTATACAAGTAGCTAAAACTACTGGCGTCAAACTGCAAGACAGAAAAcgaggaagaaaaagataacCATAAAGATGCCAGTCCAGATAGCAGGGATGGGAGGTTTAAGCTGAAGCACGTTTAAAGGCAAAGAAGCTTACATGAAATGGGGGTGCATAACTTCCACGAATTTCTGTAGTCGGAAAAGATGTCTTTGAACCTGGCTTTACAACCttcactctttttttattaatttccaGAATTCTTCTCTCGAGGCTTCCAACTAGGGAAATCTGGAAGGACATCAGCCAAATAGTGGTTACTTTGTCCTCCATCTATGACCCTTAAAATGAACTACAGTCAAAAAAATAGTTGTGCGAACTAAGGTGTACCTTCTTCTGAGCACGGTCCTTGTCATACAGCACCTGTTACAAGAGCATTGAGCAATAAATTCAAGGGAAAACGAGTAAAACAAGAACATTTTAGCAATGTCAGGGGCTACTGGCCAGAGACCACCAATTCAAATCCAGAAAAACAAGGAACAACATTTTTCTCAACATCCCTCTTTGCCttcaaaaagagaagaaaaaaccctCAGTTTCTGGCAAAATTATTGGAAATTGGAGATCGTACTTGGTTACTCTTGTTGAACTAGTCCATGCCCTGACTCAAATTAGAGAGGTACCAACTCAACCTATAGCTAAGAAAGATTCAACTCCTTCCTTTTCTACGCTTACTTTTTAAGATACATACCCATCAACAGAATTATGTTACTTTGTCTCAACTGGGCAGTCTTTATCTCTCAACCAGCCCCCTAGGCCCTGTTCTGTTTTGGTGACTTTGGTTTGCATTTTGACAGCTTCATTTTCCCCTCTCTGGCCGCCCTTCTTTGGAGCATAgcttatattttcttttggtctAGTTTACACAGTAGTAGCTTTTGCTTTTGTCTATAGGCTCAGCCTTTGTACTGCTGTGTTTGCCCCATttccctttatttattttctttatttgtctGTCTCAGCTCTCTGTATTAGGCTGGACTGTGTCTCCATTGTATTTTggcatattttcttttctagctTTAATTGGGATATGTTGTTTTGGTGCCAAGGAGGTGTCGACCTAGTTAAGATGTCTGAGTGCACCTTTTGATCCCCCTCACTTATTGCTCTCTAGGCtcattgtataactctcttgtaatTTGAGttgttaatattaataaatcagTTTGTTAATGCTTAGATTGTCAccataataaaatgaaatcaaatgcATATGAAGATTTCCTTTTCATACCTCAAACTTTACAGAACCAAGATCAAGCTTTTGCTTAACTTCCCTAACAACATCAGGCTCTGAGAAAATAAACATCTTTCAGGTTATTtcatagaaagaaaaacaggATATATTAGTGAATGATAAACAGATAAAAGTATAACAGATCCCAGCTATAGTGACATAATATGCAATAGATCTACACAACAATACATGCAATAATTCAAtgacaaattaaaatcatCAAATATGAATGTCTTCAACATGTTAACATTTATGCAGCTTTGGAAAGATCATCACtctacaaattttgaaatacacGCCTCTGCAGTTCTTGAAGATGAAGCTTTCATTTCCCTACAAAGTTTTAGTGCTAAGGCTCTGTTCTTGAAGATGAAATACACGCCTTTAAACAGTTAGTAAGGTCTTGATTATTAAACAATATTCAGGTTAGTCAGAGTCCATTACTTCGTTTACTTGCTTGCTTCTTTCCTAATGTACATGGAAAATCTTATAACTTCAGTCTCTTTTGATGGATCAGTTCCTTTGGTTTAGATCCATAAACTCATGATATAACAGAATTATTACAATTGCTACAGCAGATATGGGAAGAAAAATAGTATCCAGTTATTACATTTTCCAGAAAAGAACAAAGGATTGACTTGGTTTGTTACTTGCTTAGGATATTCTTGTTAATCTTTCCTTCCCCTCTTGAGAGTATCTTTGGTGATCGTATTAATATactgtttaaaaaaatcatgtacAAGAGCTTAGGAAAAAAACAGTGACATATGATATGGCATTTTGAATTACCAACAGCAATTGACTCTGTAGACGCTGAAACAGGTTGACCTTCAATACCATCTTCTCTCACAGGGGTATAGATGGCAACCAACCTATAGCCTACGTCATCAACATTAGCTTCATACATCCTGCCTGTTTCTCCTGGagtttcataaaacaaaacaactcaAAATAAGAATAGGTTGGCTAACCTAATTTCTGAACttagaaacaaataaataaacttgcATGCCATTTTGCAGAAGGAAACAAATAGTCATTACGTGACCACCGAATGCAGAATTCAGAAACCGTAAATAGAATAATGCTAGAAAGGTTAAGAAACAGGACACATAAACAAGAGGCTCAAGCTCAAAGCCTCacctaattttcaaataaaacatttttataacaaatatctttACCCctgaattttaagtttaatatcCATCTGGTCCTGTTTcaaaacattatatttttaatattgagtTCTAAATTCAGTTTTCATTTGGTCCctaagtttcaatattttacacCCGACAAGCCAAGAGGTTGGGTTGACACTATGGACACAGTTAAGAGAAATACTGCAGCATGGTGTTCTTTGAGTGTGAAATTCAAGGACTACTCTCCAAGATATTTGTTTAAACTGGGTGGCTTTCATTCATCAACCACTCTAATGGGGGCTGATTTTCCTGCTCTTCTAAGAAGACCAAGTTTTTGCATCTTTATGGCCTTTGATGTTTTAGAGAACCTCTTATTCAGTTTTGATAGATATAGGAGATTATCTGTGAGGGCATTCTATATTTTCCCTCCACTGTAcctgtttgtttattttggtttctgtctttgttttttctgtgGCTGTATGTTCCTGAACTATTTGATTTGTATTTGttctcagttttttttttattttaggacATGATGATGGCACTATAGGGGATGTCAACCTAGATGAGGTGTCGAGTGCGCCTCTTGAtcctatctctctctctcttttatggtttttctattattttcattgtataattctcttgaaCCTTGagattctattattgatataagaagcttttctccttttcaataaaaaaatattttcaacctttGCACTTGAGTTTTCACTAATTCTCAATTCGTATTTGGTGTTAACTTTCAgctaatatttaaatttgaaagttggttgatttttttaattaatctcaatagtgatagaaaattagtgatttgatttaattcttataaatcaattattagACATTAACGATTATAATCAAGGACTGAATGAGaatttaatgaaaatcaaGGTTAAATGTGTAAACTTGAAGCTAAGAAGcaaatggaaataaaattcaaaattcaatggTAAACAAAATGTAACATTTTGAGGCCTAGGaagcaaatataaattaaacttgaaaCTCAGTAACATTCTGAAATCTAGAAACCAAATGAAAACAAGACCCAAAACCTAATAATTCAAAAGgtattttttctcttaactTACTTAACCTTATCAGCTTAAGCTTTGGGCACTACTAGAAATTTACAGTTAGGCCTCTGATTATAAAAGTCTACTCTGGGGAGGGCAGAAACAAGAGAGTTTTCTGGCTTTCTTGAACTTAACAATCTCCAGAAGGAAATATTAGTAAATGAAGATACTTATCAAGCCAAGGTTTCacttccttttcaaaaataggaaaaaaaatggcatGCACTCCCTCCCTTGAAATCAGAGGTTCCGTTCATCCCTACAATTTTTGTTCTCGTTTCTCAATAACTAGTAATAATAATGCTTATCAAGTTCAAATTCAGGTAATGCTAACTCCTTCTAACTCTATATTACTAGTCCATGTGATGCGAAAACCACATTCTAATACACAAGGAAACATATAAAGAGAGTGTAAAGATCGAGAGTATATTGAAAACAGTAAGGTTTTTTCTAACCTATCGGATGTCCCCAAAGGAACAGttcttttctaatatataatcTCAAGCTCATGGCTGTCATATATGCTAGctcattattaaaataaaatcattaaaataatgaaaagagagtAGTGCTAAAAATACATCAtagagaaagaagaacaaaaccaacaaaagAAGTAAGAGGTGGTGCTCATTATTATCCAAAGGCAAGAAATGCACAAAACATATAAGAGGTGTTCTTATTCATTGAGACGAAAACtaccatttttatatatatacaagcagggaaatatcattaaaaaggGGCCAAAGCTGGagacaaaaattaatattagaagaaaataaaaagtatctAAAATACCTGGGATAGAGATAAGATCAGGGCTCCCAACCATGGACCTAAGCCACTGTATTCTACTCTTCCCTTCTTTTCCTCCACTATAAGTGCCACGAACTGCATATAAATTGGTATGAAAACCTCTGCCTTCTATCTCCAGCTTATCAATCTTAGGAACGCCTGTAAGGTAAAGAAGGGTTTAAAAAAGATGCTTAATTGGTAGTAATGGAGGAGATATGAAACTAACCACAGAAGAACAactaaagttattaaaatgtcTTCATCAGCAAAAATGAAGTAAAGAAGCCTTAAATATACTAATATTGCCAAAAACACATATGTTCTGGGAAGATAATCTAAGACTCTTTCTACTCCAAGcttatgaaaaattgaaaattgacaaaatacgAACAACAATTTAAACCGTTCAAATTAACAAATCAATGGTAATGATAATACATAGGAGTTATAAAACTATAGAATTTGTGTTCAACTTTTGGTCTCCATGTGCTTCATATCTTGTAACGTAATGTGAATAGAAaaggtttaaattttaacccaGTGAATAGTCTAAATATGATGTTAAAAAAACGTCCATTGGATATAAGAAAGGGGTGAAAAATTTAATCTGATTGACCACTGttttcaggaaaaaaaaagaaagaaactattGTGTATATTATACTTATCACTTATGTTACTGTACACCTATTTATGTCAAAATATTACGTGCTCATGTATTAGAATTGtattgaaataacaaaatttacgCATTTGAGAGCATTTGAAA
This DNA window, taken from Cucumis sativus cultivar 9930 chromosome 6, Cucumber_9930_V3, whole genome shotgun sequence, encodes the following:
- the LOC101212608 gene encoding BTB/POZ domain-containing protein At1g30440 yields the protein MACVKLGSKNDAFQKQGQAWFCTSGLPSDIIVEVGEMSFHLHKFPLLSRSGVMEKMVAEAPEEQEERGVIKIPDIPGGAKTFEMVAKFCYGVKLELTASNVVYLRCAAECLEMTEEYGEGNLICQTEAFLNQVVLKSWKDSLIALQTCDDILPYADELQITKRCIESLAIKASTDPSLFGWPIVEHGGPMQSPGGSVLWNGISTGARPKNSSLDWWYEDAATLSLPLYKRLISVMESRGIKQEIIAGSVTSYAKRYIPGLNRRQGSSESSSRLAPVALGTPPSEDEQKLLLEEIDRMLPMQKSLVPTKLLFGLLRTSMILRVNPSCISNLEKRVGMQLDQATLEDLLMPNFSYSMETLYNVDCVQRILEHFLAVDQIAHGGASPCSIDDEQLIGSPSLPPITMVAKLIDGYLAEVAPDVNLKLPKFQALAAAVPDYARPLDDGLYRAIDIYLKSHPWLGESDREQLCRLMDCQKLSLEACTHAAQNERLPLRIIVQVLFFEQLQLRTSIAGCFLVSDNLDGSRQLRSGVVGSNEGGWGTAVRENQVLKVGMDNMRMRVSELEKECSNMRQEIEKLGRTKGSSAWGNVSKKFGFKLKSQMCSAQEGSVSNQYNGNRKTEKLKNSQGKQKRTAAISNE